In Primulina huaijiensis isolate GDHJ02 chromosome 16, ASM1229523v2, whole genome shotgun sequence, a single genomic region encodes these proteins:
- the LOC140961305 gene encoding guanine nucleotide-binding protein alpha-1 subunit-like: protein MIFMWYTLIDTMGLICSRQQRSQADSEEHEHTAEIERRIDQETKAEKHIQKLLLLGAGDSGKSTIFKQIKLLFQSGFDEAELKGYIPVIHANVYQTIKILHDGSKELSQTVSDSSKFTISDENKQIGEKLSEIGSRFDCPTLTKELANEIEALWKDSAIQETFSHGHELQVPDCADYFMENLERLSDSDYIPTKEDVLHARVRTTGVVEIQFSPVGENKKSGEVYRLFDVGGQRNERRKWIHLFEGVAAVIFCAAISDYDQTLFEDDNKNRMMETKELFEWVLKQPCFEKTSFMLFLNKFDLFEKKILNVPLNVCGWFKDYQSVSTGKQEIENAYEFVKKKFEELYFQSTGPDRVDRVFKIYRTTALDQKLVKKTFKLVDETLRRRNLFEAGLL, encoded by the exons ATGATATTTATGTGGTATACTCTGATTGACACTATGGGGTTAATCTGCAGTAGACAGCAACGTAGTCAAGCTGATTCTGAAGAGCATGAGCAT ACTGCTGAAATAGAGAGGAGAATCGACCAAGAAACGAAGGCAGAGAAGCATATTCAGAAACTGCTACTGCTTG GTGCTGGAGATTCTGGGAAGTCCACTATTTTCAAGCAG ATAAAACTTTTGTTTCAGAGTGGGTTTGACGAGGCTGAGCTTAAAGGATACATCCCTGTAATACATGCCAATGTTTATCAGACAATAAAA ATTTTACACGATGGATCAAAGGAACTGTCTCAAACCGTATCTGATTCCTCAAAGTTCACCATATCTGATGAAAATAAG CAAATTGGGGAGAAACTCTCAGAAATTGGTAGTAGGTTTGATTGCCCAACTCTTACAAAGGAACTTGCGAATGAGATAGAAGCTCTCTGGAAAGATAGTGCCATACAG GAAACATTTTCCCATGGCCACGAACTTCAAGTTCCAGATTGTGCAgattattttatggaaaatttGGAAAGATTGTCAGATTCAGACTACATTCCTACAAAG GAGGATGTCCTTCATGCTAGGGTTCGGACAACTGGTGTTGTGGAAATCCAGTTCAG CCCAGTTGGAGAGAACAAAAAAAGTGGTGAAGTATATCGACTCTTTGATGTCGGAGGCCAGAGAAATGAAAGAAGAAAATGGATTCATCTATTCGAGGGTGTTGCAGCTGTGATATTTTGTGCAGCTATTAGTGA TTATGATCAGACTCTCTTTGAGGATGATAACAAGAATAGGATGATGGAGACAAAAGAACTCTTTGAGTGGGTCCTAAAGCAGCCTTGCTTCGAG AAAACTTCTTTCATGCTATTTCTCAACAAATTTGATTTATTTGAAAAGAAGATTCTGAAC GTCCCATTGAATGTATGTGGGTGGTTCAAGGATTATCAGTCAGTTTCAACTGGAAAACAAGAAATCGAGAACGCATACGA gtttgtgaagaaaaaattcGAGGAACTGTATTTCCAGAGCACGGGCCCTGACCGTGTAGATCGGGTCTTTAAGATCTATAGAACGACAGCCCTAGATCAGAAACTTGTGAAGAAGACTTTCAAGCTTGTTGATGAGACGTTGAGACGAAGAAATCTATTTGAAGCAGGTCTATTGTAA
- the LOC140961636 gene encoding cysteine--tRNA ligase, chloroplastic/mitochondrial isoform X2, protein MNCLSLKLRVKSGCMSVASPLMISVTLATPVFTLLLTFSTGRYLKYLGYEINYVRNFTDVDDKIIIRANELCEDPIKLSRRYCDEFHLDMTSLNCLPPSVEPRVSEHISQIIGMIEQILENGCAYTIGGDVYFSVDKFPEYGQLSGRRLEDNRAGERVAVDSRKKNPADFALWKSSKEGEPFWESPWGPGRPGWHIECSAMSATYLGYSFDIHGGGMDLIFPHHENEIAQSCAACHQSNVSYWIHNGFVTIDSEKMSKSLGNFFTIRQVIELYHPLALRLFLMGTHYRSPINYSDMQLESASDRVFYIYQTLHDCENVLIQHDLAGLKDSIPTATTICINKFHDECLTSMSDDLHTPVALAAMSEPLKTINDLLHTRKGKKQELRIESLATLEKTIRSVLTILGLLPDSYSEALQQLRNYALKRSKLTEDEVLQKMEERNEARKNKEYEKSDAIRKDLAAVGITLMDNPEGTSWRPTIPLALQEQFTGS, encoded by the exons ATGAATTGTTTAAGCCTAAAGTTGAGGGTAAAGTCGGGATGTATGTCTGTGGCATCACCGCTTATGATCTCAGTCACATTGGCCACGCCCGTGTTTACGTTGCTTTTGACGTTCTCTACCG GCAGATACCTCAAGTATTTGGGTTATGAGATCAACTATGTCCGCAATTTCACTGATGTCGATGATAAG ATCATTATCAGAGCAAATGAATTGTGTGAGGATCCTATCAAGTTAAGTAGACGATACTGCGATGAATTTCATCTTGATATGACTTCTCTTAACTGCCTTCCTCCTTCAGTGGAACCTCGTGTCTCTGAACACATTTCGCAAATCATTGGCATGATTGAACAG ATACTTGAGAATGGGTGTGCATATACTATCGGTGGGGATGTTTACTTTTCTGTTGACAAATTTCCCGAGTATGGACAATTATCAGGGCGTAGATTGGAAGATAACAGGGCTGGTGAGCGGGTAGCGGTAGACTCAAGGAAGAAGAACCCAGCTGACTTTGCTTTATGGAAA TCATCAAAGGAGGGTGAACCTTTTTGGGAGAGTCCATGGGGTCCTGGAAGACCTGGATGGCATATAGAATGCAGTGCTATGAGTGCTACTTACTTGGGCTATTCTTTTGACATACATGGTGGTGGAATGGATCTCATTTTTCCCCATCATGAAAATGAGATTGCACAAAGTTGTGCTGCATGCCATCAAAGTAATGTTAGCTATTGGATACACAATGGATTTGTGACCATCGACTCTGAGAAAATGTCAAAGTCTCTTGGGAACTTTTTCACTATCAGACAG GTCATAGAGCTTTATCATCCACTGGCTTTAAGGCTTTTCTTAATGGGCACTCACTATCGTTCCCCAATCAATTATTCTGACATGCAGCTTGAAAGTGCTTCTGACCgtgttttttatatttatcag ACATTGCATGATTGTGAGAATGTCCTCATCCAGCATGACCTAGCTGGTTTGAAGGACTCCATTCCAACAGCAACAACAATTTGCATCAACAAATTCCATGATGAGTGTTTGACATCAATGTCAGATGATCTTCACACACCTGTAGCATTGGCTGCTATGTCTGAACCATTGAAAACCATCAATGATCTCCTGCATACTCGTAAG GGAAAGAAACAAGAGTTAAGAATAGAGTCACTTGCAACTTTAGAAAAGACAATTAGAAGTGTACTTACTATTTTGGGGCTTTTGCCTGATAGCTACTCTGAG GCATTGCAGCAGCTGAGGAATTATGCTCTGAAGCGATCAAAGTTGACTGAAGATgaagttttgcagaagatggAAGAGAGGAATGAAGCCAGAAAAAATAAAGAGTATGAAAAATCAGATGCGATTAGAAAGGATTTGGCAGCTGTGGGCATTACACTGATGGACAACCCAGAAGGCACATCATGGAGACCGACCATTCCTCTGGCCTTGCAAGAACAATTTACTGGAAGCTGA
- the LOC140961636 gene encoding cysteine--tRNA ligase, chloroplastic/mitochondrial isoform X3 codes for MTSLNCLPPSVEPRVSEHISQIIGMIEQILENGCAYTIGGDVYFSVDKFPEYGQLSGRRLEDNRAGERVAVDSRKKNPADFALWKSSKEGEPFWESPWGPGRPGWHIECSAMSATYLGYSFDIHGGGMDLIFPHHENEIAQSCAACHQSNVSYWIHNGFVTIDSEKMSKSLGNFFTIRQVIELYHPLALRLFLMGTHYRSPINYSDMQLESASDRVFYIYQTLHDCENVLIQHDLAGLKDSIPTATTICINKFHDECLTSMSDDLHTPVALAAMSEPLKTINDLLHTRKGKKQELRIESLATLEKTIRSVLTILGLLPDSYSEALQQLRNYALKRSKLTEDEVLQKMEERNEARKNKEYEKSDAIRKDLAAVGITLMDNPEGTSWRPTIPLALQEQFTGS; via the exons ATGACTTCTCTTAACTGCCTTCCTCCTTCAGTGGAACCTCGTGTCTCTGAACACATTTCGCAAATCATTGGCATGATTGAACAG ATACTTGAGAATGGGTGTGCATATACTATCGGTGGGGATGTTTACTTTTCTGTTGACAAATTTCCCGAGTATGGACAATTATCAGGGCGTAGATTGGAAGATAACAGGGCTGGTGAGCGGGTAGCGGTAGACTCAAGGAAGAAGAACCCAGCTGACTTTGCTTTATGGAAA TCATCAAAGGAGGGTGAACCTTTTTGGGAGAGTCCATGGGGTCCTGGAAGACCTGGATGGCATATAGAATGCAGTGCTATGAGTGCTACTTACTTGGGCTATTCTTTTGACATACATGGTGGTGGAATGGATCTCATTTTTCCCCATCATGAAAATGAGATTGCACAAAGTTGTGCTGCATGCCATCAAAGTAATGTTAGCTATTGGATACACAATGGATTTGTGACCATCGACTCTGAGAAAATGTCAAAGTCTCTTGGGAACTTTTTCACTATCAGACAG GTCATAGAGCTTTATCATCCACTGGCTTTAAGGCTTTTCTTAATGGGCACTCACTATCGTTCCCCAATCAATTATTCTGACATGCAGCTTGAAAGTGCTTCTGACCgtgttttttatatttatcag ACATTGCATGATTGTGAGAATGTCCTCATCCAGCATGACCTAGCTGGTTTGAAGGACTCCATTCCAACAGCAACAACAATTTGCATCAACAAATTCCATGATGAGTGTTTGACATCAATGTCAGATGATCTTCACACACCTGTAGCATTGGCTGCTATGTCTGAACCATTGAAAACCATCAATGATCTCCTGCATACTCGTAAG GGAAAGAAACAAGAGTTAAGAATAGAGTCACTTGCAACTTTAGAAAAGACAATTAGAAGTGTACTTACTATTTTGGGGCTTTTGCCTGATAGCTACTCTGAG GCATTGCAGCAGCTGAGGAATTATGCTCTGAAGCGATCAAAGTTGACTGAAGATgaagttttgcagaagatggAAGAGAGGAATGAAGCCAGAAAAAATAAAGAGTATGAAAAATCAGATGCGATTAGAAAGGATTTGGCAGCTGTGGGCATTACACTGATGGACAACCCAGAAGGCACATCATGGAGACCGACCATTCCTCTGGCCTTGCAAGAACAATTTACTGGAAGCTGA
- the LOC140961636 gene encoding cysteine--tRNA ligase, chloroplastic/mitochondrial isoform X1, whose amino-acid sequence MASLLKYCKPLLPLGLRRGFASKSIHSKINFHSRFRFFLPISCCNARHSLTTSSGEISRDSEKDNDLLLKELRLFNTMTKRNELFKPKVEGKVGMYVCGITAYDLSHIGHARVYVAFDVLYRYLKYLGYEINYVRNFTDVDDKIIIRANELCEDPIKLSRRYCDEFHLDMTSLNCLPPSVEPRVSEHISQIIGMIEQILENGCAYTIGGDVYFSVDKFPEYGQLSGRRLEDNRAGERVAVDSRKKNPADFALWKSSKEGEPFWESPWGPGRPGWHIECSAMSATYLGYSFDIHGGGMDLIFPHHENEIAQSCAACHQSNVSYWIHNGFVTIDSEKMSKSLGNFFTIRQVIELYHPLALRLFLMGTHYRSPINYSDMQLESASDRVFYIYQTLHDCENVLIQHDLAGLKDSIPTATTICINKFHDECLTSMSDDLHTPVALAAMSEPLKTINDLLHTRKGKKQELRIESLATLEKTIRSVLTILGLLPDSYSEALQQLRNYALKRSKLTEDEVLQKMEERNEARKNKEYEKSDAIRKDLAAVGITLMDNPEGTSWRPTIPLALQEQFTGS is encoded by the exons ATGGCTTCTCTCTTGAAATACTGCAAACCTTTGCTTCCCCTGGGCCTCCGCAGAGGCTTCGCATCAAAATCCATCCACTCTAAAATCAATTTCCACTCACGCTTCCGTTTTTTTCTCCCAATTAGTTGCTGCAATGCTCGTCATTCATTGACCACTTCGAGTGGGGAAATTAGTCGTGATTCTGAGAAAGATAATGATTTGCTATTGAAGGAACTGCGTCTGTTCAATACAATGACCAAGCGGAATGAATTGTTTAAGCCTAAAGTTGAGGGTAAAGTCGGGATGTATGTCTGTGGCATCACCGCTTATGATCTCAGTCACATTGGCCACGCCCGTGTTTACGTTGCTTTTGACGTTCTCTACCG ATACCTCAAGTATTTGGGTTATGAGATCAACTATGTCCGCAATTTCACTGATGTCGATGATAAG ATCATTATCAGAGCAAATGAATTGTGTGAGGATCCTATCAAGTTAAGTAGACGATACTGCGATGAATTTCATCTTGATATGACTTCTCTTAACTGCCTTCCTCCTTCAGTGGAACCTCGTGTCTCTGAACACATTTCGCAAATCATTGGCATGATTGAACAG ATACTTGAGAATGGGTGTGCATATACTATCGGTGGGGATGTTTACTTTTCTGTTGACAAATTTCCCGAGTATGGACAATTATCAGGGCGTAGATTGGAAGATAACAGGGCTGGTGAGCGGGTAGCGGTAGACTCAAGGAAGAAGAACCCAGCTGACTTTGCTTTATGGAAA TCATCAAAGGAGGGTGAACCTTTTTGGGAGAGTCCATGGGGTCCTGGAAGACCTGGATGGCATATAGAATGCAGTGCTATGAGTGCTACTTACTTGGGCTATTCTTTTGACATACATGGTGGTGGAATGGATCTCATTTTTCCCCATCATGAAAATGAGATTGCACAAAGTTGTGCTGCATGCCATCAAAGTAATGTTAGCTATTGGATACACAATGGATTTGTGACCATCGACTCTGAGAAAATGTCAAAGTCTCTTGGGAACTTTTTCACTATCAGACAG GTCATAGAGCTTTATCATCCACTGGCTTTAAGGCTTTTCTTAATGGGCACTCACTATCGTTCCCCAATCAATTATTCTGACATGCAGCTTGAAAGTGCTTCTGACCgtgttttttatatttatcag ACATTGCATGATTGTGAGAATGTCCTCATCCAGCATGACCTAGCTGGTTTGAAGGACTCCATTCCAACAGCAACAACAATTTGCATCAACAAATTCCATGATGAGTGTTTGACATCAATGTCAGATGATCTTCACACACCTGTAGCATTGGCTGCTATGTCTGAACCATTGAAAACCATCAATGATCTCCTGCATACTCGTAAG GGAAAGAAACAAGAGTTAAGAATAGAGTCACTTGCAACTTTAGAAAAGACAATTAGAAGTGTACTTACTATTTTGGGGCTTTTGCCTGATAGCTACTCTGAG GCATTGCAGCAGCTGAGGAATTATGCTCTGAAGCGATCAAAGTTGACTGAAGATgaagttttgcagaagatggAAGAGAGGAATGAAGCCAGAAAAAATAAAGAGTATGAAAAATCAGATGCGATTAGAAAGGATTTGGCAGCTGTGGGCATTACACTGATGGACAACCCAGAAGGCACATCATGGAGACCGACCATTCCTCTGGCCTTGCAAGAACAATTTACTGGAAGCTGA